From Streptomyces yatensis, one genomic window encodes:
- a CDS encoding DUF4192 domain-containing protein → MTRHNEAAGLPGEEQVTLRSPAELADALPYVLGFQPDDSIVMIALHGSRGRFGGRLRLGIPRIPEEWPEVCDQLAECLISGSERRGGRPDGVVLFLCQEPAEGESGEEAMERLRPLAQRLRTACGGLEVPVFEALCISGGRFWSYVCPDRRCCPPEGVPLALPGTSVMAAAATFAGVQVRGSLREMEARLAPLGAPRADGQERALDAAGAELVPRILDGAGSATVCAQTLGLVGRMLDTFQAAPSAADACTADLHDDRLLDDQEAAAVIIGLQDRRTRDRAAGWMEEVDADAALRLWRALARRCVGSYGEHAAAPLTLAGWVAWSAGDELTARVALGRALRVDPDYLFARLLHQACNEGVPAKLLRQCLRREDSDGADRADRAVHAAVHAELERLGDLADGESLETAGPPAAMAETVGTVETAGPVESAVLAERATRAEAEERAEMEGPAEVEEPSEAEEVADADVEGGRQPATEWPGGTVGPNGRSSPAGAAAPGGRRRPEGRPRARRRTGGRGTRSRR, encoded by the coding sequence ATGACTCGACACAACGAAGCGGCCGGCCTGCCCGGCGAAGAGCAGGTCACCCTCCGCAGCCCGGCCGAGCTCGCCGATGCCCTGCCCTATGTCCTGGGCTTTCAGCCGGACGACAGCATCGTGATGATCGCGCTGCACGGCTCCCGCGGCCGGTTCGGCGGCAGGCTGAGGCTCGGCATTCCCCGGATCCCGGAGGAGTGGCCCGAAGTCTGCGACCAGCTCGCCGAATGCCTGATCAGCGGCAGCGAGCGGCGTGGCGGGCGGCCGGACGGGGTCGTTCTGTTCCTGTGCCAGGAGCCGGCCGAGGGTGAGTCGGGGGAGGAGGCGATGGAGCGGCTGCGGCCCCTCGCCCAGCGGCTGCGCACCGCGTGCGGCGGGTTGGAGGTGCCCGTGTTCGAGGCGCTGTGCATCTCCGGCGGCCGGTTCTGGTCGTATGTCTGTCCCGACCGGCGCTGCTGCCCGCCGGAAGGCGTTCCGCTCGCCCTGCCCGGCACCTCGGTCATGGCCGCGGCGGCGACGTTCGCGGGGGTCCAGGTGCGCGGCTCGCTGCGCGAGATGGAGGCCAGGCTCGCCCCGCTCGGCGCACCCCGGGCCGACGGGCAGGAGCGGGCGCTGGACGCGGCCGGGGCCGAGCTCGTGCCGAGGATTCTGGACGGTGCCGGGTCCGCGACGGTGTGTGCGCAAACCCTCGGGCTGGTGGGCCGGATGCTGGACACGTTCCAGGCCGCGCCGTCGGCCGCCGACGCGTGTACGGCCGATCTCCACGATGACCGGCTGCTCGACGATCAGGAGGCGGCCGCGGTGATCATCGGGCTGCAGGACCGGCGGACCCGGGACCGGGCGGCCGGATGGATGGAGGAAGTGGACGCCGACGCGGCGCTGCGGCTGTGGCGCGCGCTGGCCCGTCGCTGCGTCGGCTCGTACGGGGAGCATGCGGCGGCGCCGCTCACTCTGGCGGGGTGGGTCGCCTGGTCGGCGGGTGATGAGCTCACGGCACGGGTGGCGCTCGGCCGTGCGCTGCGGGTCGATCCCGACTATCTCTTCGCCAGGCTGCTGCACCAGGCGTGCAATGAGGGAGTCCCTGCGAAGCTGCTGCGCCAATGCCTGCGCCGGGAGGACTCCGACGGGGCCGACCGTGCCGACCGTGCTGTGCACGCGGCGGTGCACGCGGAGTTGGAGAGGCTCGGCGACCTGGCGGACGGCGAGTCGTTGGAGACGGCCGGGCCTCCGGCCGCAATGGCCGAGACGGTCGGAACCGTGGAGACGGCCGGACCGGTCGAGTCGGCTGTGCTCGCCGAGCGAGCCACCCGCGCGGAAGCCGAGGAGCGGGCGGAGATGGAGGGGCCGGCAGAAGTGGAGGAGCCGTCAGAGGCGGAGGAAGTGGCGGACGCGGACGTCGAGGGAGGGCGACAGCCTGCAACGGAATGGCCGGGCGGGACGGTGGGCCCGAATGGGAGGAGTAGCCCGGCCGGGGCGGCTGCCCCGGGTGGCCGGCGCCGTCCGGAAGGGCGGCCGCGCGCTCGGCGCCGGACCGGTGGACGGGGGACGCGCAGCCGCCGCTGA
- a CDS encoding NUDIX hydrolase: MPYDPSAFPAFAVTVDLVVLTVRRHSLCALAVRRGEAPFKGRWALPGGFVRADEDLAAAAARELAEETGLLAHDPTLPVPPNAAHLEQLATYGDPKRDPRMRVVSVAHLALAPDLPAPRAGGDAHSVRWAPVESLLDQDGAFGRDSDLAAPLAFDHARILADGVERARSKIEYSSLATAFCPQEFTVGELRRVYEAVWGVALDPRNFHRKVTGTPGFLVPTGGTTTRQGGRPAQLFRAGGATLLNPPMLRPEV; encoded by the coding sequence ATGCCCTACGACCCGTCGGCCTTTCCGGCGTTCGCCGTCACCGTTGATCTGGTCGTGCTCACCGTGCGGCGGCATTCGCTCTGTGCGCTGGCCGTCCGACGCGGGGAGGCGCCCTTCAAGGGGCGGTGGGCGCTACCCGGTGGTTTCGTGCGGGCCGATGAGGATCTGGCCGCCGCCGCTGCCAGGGAGCTGGCCGAGGAGACCGGGCTGCTCGCCCATGACCCCACGCTTCCGGTCCCTCCGAACGCCGCCCACCTTGAGCAGCTCGCCACCTACGGCGATCCGAAGCGGGACCCCCGGATGCGCGTGGTCAGCGTGGCGCACCTCGCGCTGGCGCCCGATCTGCCCGCGCCACGGGCCGGAGGTGACGCGCACAGCGTGCGCTGGGCCCCGGTCGAATCGCTGCTCGACCAGGACGGGGCCTTCGGCCGCGACAGTGATCTCGCCGCCCCGCTCGCCTTCGACCATGCCCGCATCCTCGCTGACGGGGTCGAGCGGGCCCGCTCCAAGATCGAGTACTCCTCGCTGGCCACCGCCTTCTGCCCGCAGGAGTTCACGGTCGGCGAGCTGCGCCGGGTGTACGAGGCGGTGTGGGGCGTGGCCCTGGACCCGCGCAACTTCCACCGCAAGGTCACCGGCACCCCGGGATTCCTGGTGCCCACCGGCGGTACGACGACCCGTCAGGGCGGTCGTCCCGCCCAGCTGTTCCGGGCCGGAGGGGCGACACTGCTCAATCCGCCCATGCTCCGTCCCGAGGTGTGA
- a CDS encoding FadR/GntR family transcriptional regulator yields MLFTKDLKGFRGVADKGCVSTLAHTTMTAARPADSGLAGSGELDRYSYADAPGAGRGSAPSSWDGAEAEIGRVGRRAAGNRGRGLHGQLVQQLGQMIVSGDLGADRPLVPEEIGQRFEVSRTVVRESLRVLEAKGLVSARPNVGTRVRPVSDWNLLDPDIIEWRAFGPQRDDQRRELCELRWTIEPLAARLAAGHGREEVQQRLADMVEIMAHALTQGDTLTFSRADAEFHGLLLQVGGNRMLEHLAGIVAAALHVSGAPVSGCDRLTEAGVAHHRRIVEAIGEGDAAESEAAMRQLLTVHPDLDHAEVGVPAPREH; encoded by the coding sequence GTGCTTTTCACCAAAGACCTCAAGGGCTTCCGAGGCGTCGCCGACAAAGGATGCGTGAGTACCCTTGCGCACACCACGATGACCGCGGCTCGCCCCGCCGACTCCGGCCTGGCCGGTTCGGGCGAGCTTGACCGCTACTCCTACGCCGACGCCCCCGGCGCCGGCCGCGGCAGCGCCCCCTCCTCCTGGGACGGTGCCGAGGCAGAGATCGGCCGGGTGGGCCGGCGCGCGGCCGGCAACCGGGGCCGCGGGCTGCACGGCCAACTCGTACAGCAGCTGGGCCAGATGATCGTCTCCGGCGACCTGGGTGCGGACCGCCCGCTCGTCCCCGAGGAGATCGGGCAGCGCTTCGAGGTCTCCCGCACCGTCGTACGGGAATCGCTGCGCGTCCTCGAGGCCAAGGGCCTGGTCAGCGCCCGCCCCAATGTGGGCACCCGGGTCCGCCCGGTCAGCGACTGGAATCTCCTCGATCCGGACATCATCGAGTGGCGCGCCTTCGGCCCACAGCGGGACGACCAGCGCCGCGAGCTGTGCGAGCTGCGCTGGACCATCGAGCCGCTGGCCGCCCGGCTCGCCGCCGGGCACGGCCGCGAGGAGGTGCAGCAGCGGCTCGCCGACATGGTCGAGATCATGGCCCATGCGCTGACACAGGGTGACACCCTCACCTTCTCCCGCGCCGACGCCGAGTTCCACGGGCTGCTGCTGCAGGTCGGGGGCAACCGGATGCTGGAGCACCTGGCGGGCATCGTCGCCGCCGCGCTCCACGTCTCCGGGGCGCCCGTCTCCGGGTGCGACCGCCTCACCGAGGCGGGGGTCGCCCACCACCGCCGGATCGTCGAGGCCATCGGCGAGGGCGACGCCGCGGAGTCCGAGGCGGCGATGCGCCAGCTGCTGACCGTCCACCCGGATCTCGATCACGCCGAGGTCGGGGTGCCCGCGCCGCGCGAGCACTGA
- a CDS encoding ATP-binding cassette domain-containing protein — MIQATGLTSTPRRNQPPVVDDLTFEAPAGRVTALLGGPGAGKTTALRLLLQLDRGHGSAFFRGRPLHRIRRPAHEIGVLLEDVPGHPGRTVRGHLRMLGAAAGVPAARADVVLDVVGLTDLADERLGDLSTGAERRLGIAIALLGDPHTLVLDEPARGLSARETAWLYGLLRQFAAQGGAVLIATEDAEDAIRVADQVLTLESGRLVADQPVDEFAQTRLRPRVVVHSPLVGRLAAVLEEEVNAARQLAEAKAEEEARAAAELAAKAEVTKADAAPSDVAEGGDAAKGEGVAPKVRKRAIWRKVRKAQSTARGAAVGAEAKKTTAEASAKDRMARSDDKAARSDDKVAKPDDKAGKSDGKAGKSDKGKKAASVPAPAADADAAAARTAARTGAVTGVEAQEEPVAALADPFSVVRDDDTHISVYGLSPASVGETAYRHGIVVHRLVEETADLGPGTSAGARARDPEAPPLRLLPKLRFPGPAWPMRYELRRTTGVRTGWLIGVAGIVASLLASVLLARAGGVGELHRLTGWPADLPLPPVAIAAGLLGALAFGDEFRFPALAATRDAVPRRLGLLAAKFAVCAAGAVLLSLAVIVLDSAALLLLVGGSAVPLPGDWPELVVGVFGLTIGSSWAGLLAAGVFRSTALGLATLLAVPILAVPVVQRAAEDPSLRTLAMLPHRLRAATLDRPPSMIDRGLAVALRLASQPVGQALMLSVAVLLCAYALTGLRGRSTRQ; from the coding sequence ATGATCCAGGCCACCGGACTGACCAGCACCCCCCGCCGCAACCAGCCGCCCGTTGTCGACGACCTCACCTTCGAGGCCCCGGCGGGCCGGGTCACCGCACTGCTCGGCGGTCCCGGCGCGGGCAAGACCACCGCGCTGCGGCTTCTGCTGCAGCTCGACCGGGGTCATGGCTCCGCCTTCTTCCGGGGCCGCCCCCTGCACCGCATCCGGCGCCCGGCTCATGAGATCGGCGTTCTCCTCGAGGACGTCCCCGGACACCCAGGCCGCACCGTGCGGGGGCATCTGAGGATGCTCGGTGCCGCGGCCGGGGTGCCCGCCGCCCGCGCCGATGTGGTGCTCGACGTGGTCGGCCTCACCGATCTGGCGGACGAGCGTCTCGGTGATCTGTCGACCGGGGCGGAGCGTCGTCTCGGAATCGCCATCGCTCTTCTCGGGGATCCGCACACCCTGGTGCTCGACGAGCCCGCACGGGGCCTGTCGGCCCGGGAGACCGCCTGGCTCTACGGGCTGCTGCGCCAATTCGCCGCTCAGGGCGGCGCCGTCCTCATCGCCACCGAGGACGCCGAGGATGCCATTCGCGTCGCGGACCAGGTGCTCACCCTGGAGTCGGGCCGGCTGGTGGCCGATCAGCCGGTGGACGAGTTCGCCCAGACCCGGCTGCGCCCCCGTGTCGTGGTCCACTCCCCGCTCGTCGGCCGGCTCGCCGCCGTCCTGGAGGAGGAGGTCAACGCCGCCCGTCAGCTGGCCGAGGCCAAGGCGGAGGAGGAGGCCCGGGCCGCGGCCGAGCTCGCGGCCAAGGCCGAGGTGACAAAGGCCGACGCCGCCCCGTCCGACGTCGCCGAAGGGGGTGACGCCGCCAAGGGTGAGGGTGTCGCGCCCAAGGTCAGGAAGAGGGCGATCTGGCGCAAGGTCAGGAAGGCCCAGTCCACCGCGCGGGGCGCCGCTGTCGGGGCCGAGGCGAAAAAGACCACCGCGGAAGCCTCGGCCAAGGACAGGATGGCCCGGTCGGACGACAAGGCGGCCCGGTCGGACGACAAGGTGGCCAAGCCAGACGACAAGGCGGGCAAGTCGGATGGCAAGGCGGGCAAGTCGGACAAGGGGAAGAAGGCCGCCTCTGTCCCCGCCCCCGCTGCCGACGCCGATGCGGCCGCCGCACGGACCGCCGCACGGACCGGGGCCGTGACCGGGGTCGAGGCCCAGGAGGAGCCGGTCGCCGCCCTCGCCGACCCGTTCTCCGTAGTGCGCGACGACGACACCCACATCTCCGTCTACGGCCTGTCTCCCGCCTCTGTCGGGGAGACCGCCTACCGCCACGGCATCGTGGTCCACCGACTGGTCGAGGAGACCGCGGATCTGGGCCCGGGCACCTCCGCGGGCGCCCGCGCCCGCGACCCCGAGGCGCCCCCGCTGCGCCTGCTCCCCAAGCTCCGCTTCCCCGGCCCCGCCTGGCCGATGCGCTACGAGCTGCGCCGCACCACCGGCGTACGGACCGGCTGGCTGATCGGCGTCGCCGGCATCGTCGCCTCCCTCCTCGCCTCCGTGCTGCTCGCCCGCGCGGGTGGCGTCGGGGAACTGCACCGGCTCACCGGCTGGCCCGCGGACCTTCCGCTGCCTCCCGTCGCCATCGCGGCCGGTCTTCTGGGCGCCCTCGCCTTCGGAGACGAGTTCCGCTTTCCGGCACTCGCCGCGACCCGGGACGCCGTGCCCCGCCGGCTGGGGCTGCTGGCCGCCAAATTCGCGGTCTGCGCGGCCGGTGCCGTCCTGCTGTCGCTCGCCGTCATCGTGCTCGACAGCGCGGCGCTCCTGCTGCTCGTCGGCGGCAGCGCGGTACCGCTGCCGGGCGACTGGCCGGAGTTGGTGGTCGGTGTCTTCGGGCTGACCATCGGTTCCTCGTGGGCCGGGCTGCTGGCCGCCGGAGTCTTCCGGTCCACCGCCCTCGGGCTGGCCACCCTGCTCGCCGTGCCGATCCTCGCGGTGCCGGTCGTCCAGCGCGCGGCGGAGGATCCTTCGCTGCGAACGCTGGCCATGCTGCCGCACCGGCTGCGCGCGGCGACGCTGGACCGGCCGCCGTCCATGATCGACCGAGGGCTGGCGGTCGCGCTGCGCCTCGCCTCCCAACCGGTCGGACAGGCGCTGATGTTGTCGGTCGCCGTTCTGCTGTGCGCCTACGCCCTCACCGGTCTGCGCGGCAGGAGCACCCGCCAGTAG
- a CDS encoding RecQ family ATP-dependent DNA helicase, with protein MSDEDLRTSADRVLARLVGDTTGSARLREDQWRAIEALVAERRRALVVQRTGWGKSAVYFVATALLRERGSGPTVIVSPLLALMRNQVDAAARAGIHARTINSANTEEWDTIQAEVAAGGVDVLLVSPERLNNPDFRDQVLPQLAATAGLLVVDEAHCISDWGHDFRPDYRRLRTMLADLPQGVPVLATTATANARVTADVAEQLGTGEGATRALVLRGPLDRESLRLGVLPLPDAAHRLAWLAEHLDELPGSGIIYTLTVAAAEEVTAFLRQRGHTVASYTGKTENADRQQAEEDLLANRVKALVATSALGMGFDKPDLGFVVHLGSPSSPIAYYQQVGRAGRGVEHAEVLLLPGREDEAIWRYFASLAFPPEEQVRRTLEVLAASDRPVSLPALEPQVELRRSRLEIMLKVLDVDGAVRRVRGGWTATGQPWAYDAERYAWVARQREAEQQAMREYASTADCRMEFLRRQLDDEKAAPCGRCDNCAGARFTTAVSDASLDAARGELGRPGVEVEPRRMWPTGLPAVGVDLKGRIPADEQAAPGRALGRLSDIGWGNRLRPLLAPQSPDTPVPDDVAGAVVTVLADWAKGPGGWASGAPDAADRPVGVVTVASRTRPQLIGTLGERIATVGRLPLLGSIAYQDGEFDTRVPRTNSAQRLRALHGALTVPPQLAAALAEASGPVLLVDDMADTGWTLAVASRLLRRAGASGVFPLVLAVQG; from the coding sequence ATGAGCGACGAAGATCTGCGTACCTCGGCCGACCGCGTCCTGGCCCGTCTCGTCGGGGACACCACCGGCTCCGCCCGGCTCCGGGAGGATCAATGGCGGGCGATCGAGGCGCTGGTCGCCGAGCGCCGCCGGGCGCTGGTCGTCCAGCGCACCGGCTGGGGCAAGTCGGCGGTGTATTTCGTCGCCACCGCGCTGCTGCGCGAGCGCGGCAGCGGTCCGACCGTGATCGTCTCCCCGCTGCTCGCGCTGATGCGCAACCAGGTCGACGCCGCCGCGCGCGCCGGGATCCACGCCCGCACCATCAATTCCGCCAACACCGAGGAGTGGGACACCATCCAGGCGGAGGTGGCCGCGGGCGGGGTGGATGTGCTGCTGGTGAGCCCCGAGCGGCTCAACAACCCCGACTTCCGCGATCAGGTGCTGCCACAGCTGGCCGCCACCGCCGGCCTGCTGGTCGTCGACGAGGCACACTGCATCTCCGACTGGGGCCATGACTTCCGGCCCGACTACCGCAGGCTGCGCACCATGCTCGCCGATCTGCCCCAGGGCGTGCCCGTGCTCGCCACGACCGCGACGGCGAACGCACGGGTCACGGCCGATGTGGCCGAGCAGTTGGGCACCGGCGAAGGGGCCACGCGGGCGCTGGTGCTGCGCGGGCCGCTGGACCGGGAGAGCCTGCGGCTGGGCGTGCTGCCGCTGCCGGACGCCGCGCATCGGCTCGCCTGGCTCGCCGAGCACCTCGATGAGCTGCCGGGCTCGGGAATCATCTACACCCTCACCGTCGCCGCGGCCGAGGAGGTGACCGCGTTCCTGCGGCAGCGCGGCCACACCGTCGCCTCCTACACCGGCAAGACGGAGAACGCGGATCGTCAGCAGGCCGAGGAGGACCTGCTGGCCAACCGGGTCAAGGCGCTGGTCGCCACCTCCGCGCTGGGCATGGGCTTCGACAAGCCGGACCTCGGCTTCGTGGTGCATCTCGGTTCGCCGTCCTCCCCCATCGCCTACTACCAGCAGGTCGGGCGCGCCGGGCGCGGTGTGGAGCACGCCGAGGTACTGCTCCTGCCCGGCCGCGAGGACGAGGCGATCTGGCGGTATTTCGCCTCCCTCGCCTTCCCGCCCGAGGAGCAGGTGCGCCGCACCCTCGAGGTGCTGGCGGCGTCGGACCGGCCGGTGTCCCTGCCCGCGCTCGAGCCTCAGGTCGAGCTGCGGCGGTCGCGTCTGGAGATCATGCTCAAGGTGCTCGATGTGGACGGCGCGGTGCGGCGGGTGCGCGGCGGCTGGACCGCGACCGGGCAGCCGTGGGCGTATGACGCGGAGCGGTACGCGTGGGTGGCGCGCCAGCGGGAGGCCGAGCAGCAGGCCATGCGGGAGTACGCCTCGACGGCCGACTGCCGGATGGAGTTCCTGCGGCGGCAGCTGGACGATGAGAAGGCGGCGCCCTGTGGCCGCTGTGACAACTGCGCGGGGGCCCGGTTCACCACCGCGGTGTCCGACGCCTCGCTGGACGCGGCGCGCGGCGAGCTGGGGCGGCCCGGTGTCGAGGTGGAGCCGCGCCGTATGTGGCCGACCGGGCTGCCCGCGGTGGGTGTCGACCTCAAGGGCCGCATTCCGGCGGATGAGCAGGCCGCCCCGGGCCGGGCCCTGGGCCGTCTCTCCGACATCGGCTGGGGAAACCGGCTGCGGCCGCTGCTGGCCCCGCAGAGCCCGGACACCCCGGTGCCCGACGATGTGGCCGGTGCGGTGGTGACGGTGCTCGCCGACTGGGCCAAGGGTCCCGGCGGCTGGGCCTCGGGCGCGCCGGACGCCGCGGACCGCCCGGTGGGCGTGGTCACGGTCGCCTCGCGCACCCGTCCGCAGCTGATCGGGACACTCGGCGAGCGGATCGCCACCGTCGGCCGATTGCCCCTTCTCGGGAGCATCGCCTACCAGGACGGCGAATTCGACACCCGGGTGCCGCGCACCAACAGCGCCCAGCGGCTGCGAGCGCTGCACGGGGCGCTGACCGTGCCTCCGCAGCTGGCGGCGGCCCTTGCCGAGGCGAGTGGGCCGGTGCTCCTGGTAGACGACATGGCGGACACCGGCTGGACCTTGGCCGTCGCCTCCCGGCTGCTCCGCCGGGCCGGAGCATCCGGAGTGTTTCCGCTGGTCCTGGCCGTGCAGGGGTAG